One Bosea sp. 124 genomic window, CGATCTCGACCAGCCAGAGATCGGAATCGAAGCGCAGCTCGCGCGCGACACGCTCCTCGACGCTGCCGGGGTCGCTGTCGAGAACGAGCTGGAAGCGGCGGATGCCGTCATCCTGCGCCATCGATTGCGGTGCTGGCCCATAGAGCGCCGCCGTACGGTCGAGCCGGTCGAGCTTGACGAAAATGGCGCCGGCCTCTGCCGCGCCGCGCCGTCTCAACACGGCGACGAGCCCGTCAT contains:
- a CDS encoding DUF1491 family protein, translated to MARLTSDFWVSAYLRQAGHDGLVAVLRRRGAAEAGAIFVKLDRLDRTAALYGPAPQSMAQDDGIRRFQLVLDSDPGSVEERVARELRFDSDLWLVEIENRQGDPRLDLVAE